The Chitinophagales bacterium genomic interval TACATTTGTAGTGCAAATTTTACTGCCCCAAATTTGATCACTTCGTGACTTATTTGGGGCTTTTTCTTTGCACACTATACTGTGAAATACTTACTCAGATTGAGTTCTACATTTTCGGGAATACCCTTCACCGTTTCTGTTAATCAGCGTTGCTTCTGATCATTAATCATAACAATTATGCGGCGCCGGACTATTCCGGAAGCTATCTCAAAATACCTGGAGTCATCCTGTCCCGATTGATTGGGATCAGGATCTCCTCAATTCATTGAAAGATGCCGAAATAAATTCGGCATGACCGCATTGATTGCCTATTCGGAGATAGCTTGCAATAACAACCAGCTTGCAATTGCTCAGGCCTGTGCGATAGAAGGCCCGAAATTCATGGGTATCTTGATATCTTCGGCTTCCTGTATTTCACCATACATAGATTCAAACTTACGCAGGTTATCTGCCATAGCCCGCATAAATCGCTTTGCATGCTGTGGAGTAAGCACAATGCGTGCTTTCACTTTTGCCTTAGGCACGCCGGGCATCACTTTGATGAAATCAAGCACAAATTCCTGGTTGGAATGCTGAATGATAGCGAGGTTTGAGTATATGCCGTCTGCTGTTTCTTCACTCAGCTCAATATTAATCTGATTTTGCGGTTGCTTATCTTTTGGATCCATTTTGATTTTCAATTTACTTCAAAGTTAAACCCTCATTTTGCATTTCAAAGCATCAATGAGCTTCAGCCCGATGCTGCAAATATGAAGTTTTGTTCATGGTTTGCAATCTCCAATACAATCACCTGATTTTTACAGATGCAGGTTGCTGCCGGTCACCGTATTAATTAAAAAAAAGCCGTCCCGCGGAAAGCAGGACGGCTCATGAACCGTTTATTTCCAAATGTTAATCCAATCACTCGTCAAGGCTCGGAATCTCTCCCATCAGTTCGCGCTTGGAAGCTACCAGCTTATCATACTCTTCCTGTGAACCCACCACGATATTTTCGTAGTCTCTCAAGCCGGTACCGGCTGGAATCAGGTGACCAATAATTACATTTTCTTTCAGGCCACCAAGTTCATCCACTTTGGCATTGATGGATGCTGAACTCAATACCTTGGTTGTTTCCTGGAAGGACGCTGCGGAAATCCAGCTCTTCGTACCCAATGATGCACGGGTAATACCCATCAGCAGAGGACTGGAAGTAGCCGGCATTGCGGAACGATATTCTACAATTGCCTTATCCTGGCGTTTCAACACAGAATTCTCTTCACGTATCTGCCGCAGCGTTACAATCTGTCCAACTTTCAGGTTTGGAGAAGCGCCTGCATCCGTCACCACTTTCTTATCAAAAATCTCTTCATTTTCTACCAGGAACTCAAACTTATCCGCGCCTTCGCCTTCGAGGAATCGTGTGTCACCCGGATCTTCGATATGCACCTTCCGCATCATCTGCCTTACGATCGTTTCTATGTGCTTATCGTTAATCTTCACACCCTGCAAACGGTACACTTCCTGAATCTCATTCACCATGTATTCCTGCACCGCATTCGGGCCTTTGATGGCAAGTATATCATTAGGTGTAATGGCACCTTCTGACAGTGGCTGCCCGGCTTTCACATAGTCACCTTCCGCCACGAGGAACAGTTTTGACAACGGCACCAGGTACTTGCGCTGATCACCATCACGTGATTCAATGATGATCTCACGGTTACCGCGTTTTACAGCGCCGAATGAAACCACACCGTCTATCTCACTTACCACAGCAGGATTCGAAGGATTTCTTGCTTCAAACAATTCTGTTACACGCGGAAGACCACCGGTTATATCGCCGCGAAGCTTTGCAAGCGTTCTTGGAATTTTCACAAGTATCATTCCTCCTTCCACATCTTCACCTGCTTCCACATTGATGTGTGAACCTACCGGTATGTTATATGATTTATGTTCCTTGCCTTTACCAATAACTTTGATCGTCGGGATCTTCGTCTTGTCACGGGTTTCAATTATCACCTTTTCTTTGTGGCCGGTCTGTTCATCCATTTCTTCGCGGAAAGTGACACCTTCAATAATATTCTCAAATTCAATCTGTCCTTTCAGCTCGGAGAGAATCACAGCGTTGTAAGGATCCCAGGTACAGATGGTCTGACCTTTGGTTACCTTATCTCCTTCCTTTACTGTAATATAGGAACCATATGGAACGTGGTTAGCGATCAGCACCCTGTCTGATTTAGGATCTTCAATGCGTACTTCACCGGCACGGCCAATGGCCACCACTACCCTGTCTCCCGCGCCATTGGTATAAGTTGCAGTCCGCACATCTTCAAATTTCACCACACCATCAAACTTAGCTTTCAGTTCCGACTCTGTGGCCATACCTGAAGCAGCACCACCCGTATGGAACGTACGAAGGGTCAGCTGTGTACCGGGTTCGCCAATAGACTGAGCGGCTATGATACCTACGGAATCACCGATTTCCGTCCTGCGGCCGGTGGTGAGATTTCTTCCATAACATTTTACGCACACGCCTTTGCGTGATTCGCATGTAAGTACTGAGCGTATTTCGACAGTTTCAATGGCAGTTTCTTCAATCTTTGATGCAATATCTTCGTCAATCTCTTCACCTGCACTCACGATCAGTTCATCCGTTAACGGATCGATAATATCATACAGACTTACACGGCCAACGATACGGTCATACAATGGCTCCACCACTTCATCATTGTCTTTCAATGCAGAGATAGGAATACCGCGGAGAGTTCCGCAATCTTCTTCCATTATTACGACATCCTGTGCCACATCCACCAGACGGCGGGTGAGATAACCGGCATCTGCTGTTTTCAAAGCGGTATCAGCCAAACCTTTACGCGCACCGTGTGTAGAAATGAAATATTCCAATACACTTAGTCCTTCTTTCAGGTTAGCGAGGATCGGATTTTCAATCAGTTCACCTCCTGAGCTGCCGGATTTACGCGGCTTTTGCATCAGGCCGCGGATACCGCCCAACTGACGCACCTGTTCTTTGGATCCACGTGCGCCGGAATGAAGCATCATGTACACACTGTTGAATCCCTGCCGGTCAAGCTCCAAAGCCTTATTGAGAGTTTCTGAAATACGGTTGTTAACACGGGTCCAGATGTCAATCACCTGGTTATAACGTTCATTGTTGGTGATGAAACCCATGTTATAGTTGTTGGTAATCTCATCCACTTCGTCCTGTGCGCCTTTCAGCATTTCCTGTTTATTGTCAGGAATAAGAAGATCTGAAAGGTTAAATGACAAGCCGCCTTTGAAGGCCATAGTGAAACCCAGTTGTTTGATATCGTCCAGGAACTTGGCAGTAGTCGGAATGTCA includes:
- a CDS encoding DUF3467 domain-containing protein, giving the protein MDPKDKQPQNQINIELSEETADGIYSNLAIIQHSNQEFVLDFIKVMPGVPKAKVKARIVLTPQHAKRFMRAMADNLRKFESMYGEIQEAEDIKIPMNFGPSIAQA
- the rpoC gene encoding DNA-directed RNA polymerase subunit beta'; the protein is MPFKKDLKIKPNFTRITLSLASPDSILERSYGEVLKPETINYRTYKPERDGLFCERIFGPVKDYECYCGKYKRIRYKGIVCDRCGVEVTEKKVRRERMGHIKLVVPVVHIWYFKSLPNKIGYLLGLSSKKLETIVYYERYVVIQPGIREDKQYLDLLTEEEYLEILEQLPKDNQHLDDMDPRKFLAKMGADAVRDLLARIDLNDLSYQLRHQAANETSQQRKAEALKRLSVVEAFREANERATNRPEWMIVQYLPVVPPELRPLVPLDGGRFASSDLNDLYRRVIIRNNRLKRLIEIKAPDVILRNEKRMLQEAVDSLFDNSRKSNAVKAEGGRALKSLSDVLKGKQGRFRQNLLGKRVDYSGRSVIVVGPDLKLHECGLPKDMAAELFKPFIIRKLIERGIVKTVKSAKKLVDRKEPVIWDILENILKGHPVMLNRAPTLHRLSIQAFQPKLIEGKAIHLHPLVCGAFNADFDGDQMAVHVPLSNAAILEAQLLMLSAHNILNPQNGSPITLPSQDMVLGLYYTTKGRKSDKALKMKGEGKAFYSAEEVIIAYNEGKVDLHSWIRVKARVKENDTFTEKLIETTVGRVIFNQMVPEEAGFVNLLLTKKALRDIIGDIIKATDIPTTAKFLDDIKQLGFTMAFKGGLSFNLSDLLIPDNKQEMLKGAQDEVDEITNNYNMGFITNNERYNQVIDIWTRVNNRISETLNKALELDRQGFNSVYMMLHSGARGSKEQVRQLGGIRGLMQKPRKSGSSGGELIENPILANLKEGLSVLEYFISTHGARKGLADTALKTADAGYLTRRLVDVAQDVVIMEEDCGTLRGIPISALKDNDEVVEPLYDRIVGRVSLYDIIDPLTDELIVSAGEEIDEDIASKIEETAIETVEIRSVLTCESRKGVCVKCYGRNLTTGRRTEIGDSVGIIAAQSIGEPGTQLTLRTFHTGGAASGMATESELKAKFDGVVKFEDVRTATYTNGAGDRVVVAIGRAGEVRIEDPKSDRVLIANHVPYGSYITVKEGDKVTKGQTICTWDPYNAVILSELKGQIEFENIIEGVTFREEMDEQTGHKEKVIIETRDKTKIPTIKVIGKGKEHKSYNIPVGSHINVEAGEDVEGGMILVKIPRTLAKLRGDITGGLPRVTELFEARNPSNPAVVSEIDGVVSFGAVKRGNREIIIESRDGDQRKYLVPLSKLFLVAEGDYVKAGQPLSEGAITPNDILAIKGPNAVQEYMVNEIQEVYRLQGVKINDKHIETIVRQMMRKVHIEDPGDTRFLEGEGADKFEFLVENEEIFDKKVVTDAGASPNLKVGQIVTLRQIREENSVLKRQDKAIVEYRSAMPATSSPLLMGITRASLGTKSWISAASFQETTKVLSSASINAKVDELGGLKENVIIGHLIPAGTGLRDYENIVVGSQEEYDKLVASKRELMGEIPSLDE